The following are encoded in a window of Peromyscus maniculatus bairdii isolate BWxNUB_F1_BW_parent chromosome X, HU_Pman_BW_mat_3.1, whole genome shotgun sequence genomic DNA:
- the LOC121825677 gene encoding paraneoplastic antigen-like protein 6B — protein sequence MAVEMLQDWCRWMGVSARRGLLILGIPEDCSEAEFQESLEAALWPMGHFTVLGKVFREEDNATAALVELDREVNYALVPREILGTRGPWNVVFVPRCSTEELLGRVFHFLEQQGQTVDSVPGALGLELDRVCRLQSVSQAIQPWVETLQYQSLGVFSGSVQPAPGEEHFEAWLDHTTDMFQVWQRVPEREKRRRLLEGLRGTALYLVHGLLAENPARTAEDCLEALTRVFGDNESQATIRMKCLTAQQQSDEQLSAFVLRLEVLLQKAIQKGALERTSTDDVRLRQVLTRANLNEPLGEALRRLRMIGRSPTFLELLGLIRESEEWEARLVSNLEAQVENEAGDLAPAWADGRVNAKAEDENVEKEEDEVEEQAEDEVEEEIEDHNPDHGPVDPSQAGPDEPPGAPTPAQMGSTPRECPGGPGWVPSSLA from the coding sequence ATGGCGGTGGAGATGCTACAGGACTGGTGCAGGTGGATGGGTGTCAGCGCTCGTAGGGGCCTGCTTATCCTAGGCATCCCAGAGGACTGCAGTGAAGCTGAATTCCAAGAGTCCCTGGAGGCTGCCCTGTGGCCCATGGGCCACTTTACTGTGCTGGGCAAAGTATTTCGTGAGGAGGATAATGCCACTGCAGCCCTGGTTGAGCTTGACCGGGAAGTCAACTATGCTTTGGTCCCAAGGGAAATCCTAGGCACTCGGGGGCCCTGGAACGTGGTCTTTGTGCCCCGTTGCTCCACCGAAGAGCTTCTTGGTCGTGTTTTTCACTTCTTGGAGCAACAGGGGCAGACGGTGGATAGTGTACCTGGAGCCCTGGGCCTGGAGCTGGACAGAGTATGCAGGCTCCAGTCAGTTAGTCAGGCAATCCAGCCCTGGGTGGAGACCTTGCAGTACCAGAGCTTGGGTGTGTTTTCTGGGAGCGTTCAGCCAGCCCCTGGGGAGGAACACTTTGAGGCCTGGCTAGACCACACCACTGACATGTTTCAGGTGTGGCAAAGGGTCccagaaagggagaagaggagacgATTGCTGGAGGGCTTGCGGGGGACTGCCCTCTACCTTGTACATGGGCTGTTAGCAGAGAATCCAGCAAGGACTGCAGAGGACTGCCTAGAGGCCCTGACCCGGGTGTTTGGAGACAATGAATCTCAGGCCACCATCCGAATGAAGTGTCTGACTGCTCAACAGCAGTCAGATGAGCAGCTCTCTGCCTTTGTGTTGAGGCTAGAAGTCCTGCTGCAGAAAGCCATCCAGAAGGGGGCTCTAGAGAGAACCTCCACTGATGATGTCCGCCTGAGGCAGGTGCTCACCAGGGCTAACCTGAATGAGCCTCTGGGTGAAGCTCTGAGGAGGCTGAGAATGATCGGGAGATCTCCAACTTTCCTGGAGTTGTTGGGGCTCATAAGGGAGTCTGAGGAATGGGAGGCAAGACTAGTCAGCAACCTGGAAGCCCAGGTGGAGAATGAAGCTGGTGATCTGGCTCCTGCCTGGGCTGATGGCAGAGTCAATGCAAAGGCAGAAGATgagaatgtggagaaagaggaagatgaggtGGAGGAGCAGGCAGAGGACGAGGTTGAGGAGGAGATAGAAGACCATAACCCAGACCATGGCCCTGTGGACCCAAGCCAGGCAGGACCCGATGAGCCCCCTGGGGCTCCCACTCCAGCCCAGATGGGCAGTACTCCTAGAGAGTGCCCAGGAGGGCCTGGCTGGGTGCCCAGCAGCCTTGCCTAG
- the LOC121825696 gene encoding paraneoplastic antigen Ma6E-like, which translates to MALAILQDWCGWMGVNAQRSLLILGIPDDCEEDEFQEAVQAALRPLGRYRVLGKVFRKEIGAKVALVEFADNLNQSLIPRQIPSDRGPWSVIFLPQVPDIELQGTFNFPAQAHGQALQGASGGAGASGTSGTAVEEGDGGETGNVGEAGGAAEEGAEDEARVSEEEGTEGEEGGAGAAPPASFLQEEGAAAEARVSDKEETEGEEGGAGEAGRTAEEEAAAEARVSDEEGAEAEGGVIYEAGVIDEARLSDEGAMDEEDDVVEAGAARMSDEEGAGGDMGVAGVIGAMGWVGAAGEVGAAGEGGVLEAGAGDDGSAGEEGSVGDEGSGSDEGSAGDEGSVDGGGAVGEAGAVGEARMSDEEGAAGDMGVAGIIGAVGLAGAAGEAGGSGEEGAFDVAGGAHGAGAWTQQWSQALQPILENMAYQELRHFSGMEEPGSGGQSFESWLDHANDMLYLWRHISERERRRRLVESLGGPALDLLCELLEEHPDTPAQDCLAALVQVFGNKDTVMTARLKFLTCSQRPQETLFAYVMRLEGLLQMALEKGGIQPAMVDQARVRQVLMRARPNQMLQNTLRRLRLERRPPGFVGLLRLVRETEAWEAALAENAVVPVGEGVEVHGGELDVAQAALVSVGGAEPAPAVREALPAGADAGQAAAAVLEQAAGPAPDSDGAIKAGPDSDEAKVFPVTQRDEDVLAPAGSGQARPTEAP; encoded by the coding sequence ATGGCACTGGCGATTCTTCAGGACTGGTGTGGGTGGATGGGTGTCAATGCCCAGCGTTCACTGCTTATCCTGGGCATCCCTGATGATTGTGAGGAAGACGAATTCCAGGAGGCTGTGCAGGCTGCCCTCAGGCCCCTGGGCAGATACCGAGTGCTTGGCAAGGTCTTCAGAAAGGAGATAGGGGCAAAGGTTGCTTTGGTTGAATTCGCTGACAATTTGAACCAAAGTTTGATCCCCCGACAAATACCAAGTGATAGGGGGCCCTGgtctgtgatcttcctgcctcaggtccCTGATATCGAGTTACAGGGTACATTCAATTTCCCTGCACAGGCTCATGGGCAAGCTTTGCAAGGGGCTTCAGGTGGGGCAGGGGCTTCAGGTACATCAGGGACTGCAGttgaggaaggagatggaggtgAGACAGGGAAtgtgggtgaggcaggaggagcagctgAGGAAGGCGCTGAGGATGAGGCAAGAGTGTcggaggaggaaggaacagagggtgaggaaggaggagcGGGTGCagcccctcctgcctccttcctacAGGAGGAAGGAGCTGCAGCTGAGGCAAGAGTGTCAGacaaggaagagacagagggtgaggaaggaggagcaggtgaggcaggaagaacagccGAGGAAGAAGCTGCAGCTGAGGCACGAGTGTCAGATGAGGAAGgagcagaggctgagggaggagttATATATGAGGCAGGAGTAATAGATGAAGCAAGACTGTCAGACGAGGGGGCTATGGATGAAGAAGATGATGTAGTTGAGGCAGGGGCTGCAAGAATGTCTGatgaggaaggagctggaggggaCATGGGGGTTGCAGGTGTTATAGGAGCTATGGGTTGGGTAGGAGCTGCAGGTGAGGTAGGAGCTGCAGGAGAAGGAGGCGTTttagaggcaggagcaggtgatGATGGGTCTGCAGGTGAAGAGGGGTCTGTGGGTGATGAAGGGTCTGGGAGTGATGAGGGGTCTGCAGGGGATGAAGGATCTGTGGATGGTGGAGGGGCTGTGGGTGAAGCAGGAGCTGTAGGTGAGGCAAGAATGTCAGATGAGGAGGGAGCTGCAGGTGACATGGGAGTTGCAGGCATTATAGGAGCTGTGGGATTGGCAGGAGCCGcaggtgaggcaggaggttcaggtGAGGAAGGGGCCTTTGATGTGGCAGGAGGGGCACATGGGGCTGGAGCCTGGACCCAGCAGTGGAGCCAAGCCCTGCAGCCCATCCTGGAAAACATGGCCTACCAGGAACTGAGACACTTCTCTGGGATGGAAGAGCCCGGCTCTGGGGGTCAGTCTTTCGAGAGCTGGCTGGACCATGCCAATGACATGCTATACCTGTGGCGCCACATATCCGAGAGGGAGAGGCGGCGGCGGCTGGTGGAGAGCCTGGGGGGCCCTGCCCTGGATCTCCTGTGTGAgcttctggaagaacatccagatACCCCTGCACAGGACTGCCTGGCTGCACTGGTGCAGGTGTTTGGCAACAAGGATACCGTGATGACCGCCCGGCTGAAGTTCCTGACTTGCTCCCAGCGGCCTCAGGAGACCCTCTTTGCCTATGTGATGCGCCTGGAAGGTCTGCTGCAGATGGCCCTGGAGAAGGGGGGCATCCAGCCTGCAATGGTGGATCAGGCGAGGGTACGGCAGGTGCTGATGCGGGCCAGGCCCAACCAGATGCTGCAGAACACCCTGAGGAGGTTGCGGCTGGAGAGGCGGCCACCTGGCTTTGTGGGGCTGCTCAGGCTTGTCCGGGAGACTGAGGCGTGGGAGGCAGCTCTGGCTGAAAATGCGGTGGTCCCAGTGGGGGAAGGGGTGGAAGTGCATGGTGGAGAGCTGgatgtggcccaggctgcccttgtcAGTGTTGGGGGTGCTGAGCCTGCCCCTGCTGTTAGAGAGGCTCTGCCAGCTGGTGCAGATGctggccaggctgctgctgctgttcttgagCAAGCTGCTGGGCCTGCTCCTGATAGTGATGGTGCCATAAAGGCAGGCCCTGACTCTGATGAGGCCAAGGTCTTCCCTGTCACCCAGAGAGATGAAGATGTGTTGGCCCCTGCTGGCTCAGGCCAGGCGAGGCCCACTGAGGCTCCTTAG